From Coffea arabica cultivar ET-39 chromosome 10e, Coffea Arabica ET-39 HiFi, whole genome shotgun sequence, one genomic window encodes:
- the LOC113711657 gene encoding alcohol dehydrogenase 1 isoform X2: MSNTAGQVIRCKAAVAWEAGKPLVVEEVEVAPPQKMEVRLRILVTSLCHTDVYFWEAKGQTPLFPRIFGHEAGGIVESVGEGVTDLQPGDHVLPIFTGECKDCRHCKSEESNMCDLLRINTDRGAMLHDGRTRFSKNGQPIYHFLGTSTFSEYTVVHVGCVAKINPQAPLDKVCVLSCGISTGLGATLNVAKPTNGSTVAIFGLGAVGLAAAEGARISGASRIIGVDLNANRFNDARKFGVTEFVNPKDYDKPVQQVIAEMTDGGVDRSVECTGNASAMISAFECVHDGWGVAVLVGVPNKDDAFKTHPVNLLNERTLKGTFFGNYKPRSDIPGVVEKYMKKELELEKFITHEVPFSEINKAFDYMLRGESLRCIIRMEA; encoded by the exons ATGTCTAACACTGCAGGTCAAGTTATTCGATGCAAAG CTGCTGTGGCATGGGAGGCGGGAAAGCCGTTGGTGGTGGAAGAAGTTGAGGTGGCACCTCCCCAGAAAATGGAAGTTCGTTTGAGGATTCTAGTTACTTCCCTTTGCCATACTGATGTTTACTTCTGGGAAGCTAAG GGTCAAACACCACTCTTCCCTCGGATATTTGGTCATGAAGCAGGAGG AATTGTGGAGAGTGTAGGTGAAGGGGTGACGGATTTGCAGCCAGGAGACCATGTTCTTCCTATATTCACAGGAGAATGCAAGGATTGCCGCCATTGTAAGTCAGAGGAAAGCAATATGTGCGACCTTCTCAGGATAAATACCGATAGAGGTGCCATGTTACATGATGGCCGGACAAGGTTCTCCAAAAATGGGCAGCCAATATACCACTTCCTTGGGACTTCAACCTTCAGCGAGTATACTGTTGTCCATGTTGGTTGTGTTGCCAAGATCAACCCGCAAGCACCACTAGATAAAGTTTGCGTTCTTAGCTGTGGGATATCTACAG GACTTGGTGCAACTCTAAATGTTGCAAAACCAACAAATGGATCAACAGTCGCCATTTTCGGACTCGGGGCTGTAGGCCTTGCT GCTGCTGAAGGAGCTCGCATTTCCGGGGCTTCAAGGATCATTGGTGTTGACCTGAATGCCAATAGATTCAATGACG CAAGGAAGTTCGGTGTCACCGAGTTTGTAAACCCAAAAGATTATGACAAGCCAGTTCAACAG GTGATCGCTGAAATGACTGATGGAGGAGTGGACAGAAGTGTTGAGTGCACTGGAAATGCCAGTGCCATGATCTCTGCATTTGAATGTGTTCATGAT GGCTGGGGTGTAGCTGTGCTTGTTGGTGTGCCAAACAAGGATGATGCATTCAAAACACATCCTGTGAATCTGCTGAATGAGAGGACTCTCAAGGGCACCTTCTTCGGCAACTATAAGCCCCGTAGTGACATTCCAGGTGTTGTAGAAAAATACATGAAAAAg GAGCTAGAGCTTGAGAAGTTCATCACCCACGAAGTCCCTTTCTCAGAGATTAACAAGGCATTTGACTACATGCTACGAGGAGAAAGTCTCCGCTGCATCATCCGCATGGAAGCCTAG
- the LOC113711657 gene encoding alcohol dehydrogenase 1 isoform X1: MQSVYGCLVIVMNITVAAVAWEAGKPLVVEEVEVAPPQKMEVRLRILVTSLCHTDVYFWEAKGQTPLFPRIFGHEAGGIVESVGEGVTDLQPGDHVLPIFTGECKDCRHCKSEESNMCDLLRINTDRGAMLHDGRTRFSKNGQPIYHFLGTSTFSEYTVVHVGCVAKINPQAPLDKVCVLSCGISTGLGATLNVAKPTNGSTVAIFGLGAVGLAAAEGARISGASRIIGVDLNANRFNDARKFGVTEFVNPKDYDKPVQQVIAEMTDGGVDRSVECTGNASAMISAFECVHDGWGVAVLVGVPNKDDAFKTHPVNLLNERTLKGTFFGNYKPRSDIPGVVEKYMKKELELEKFITHEVPFSEINKAFDYMLRGESLRCIIRMEA; this comes from the exons ATGCAAAG CGTTTATGGATGTTTGGTAATTGTGATGAATATTACTGTAGCTGCTGTGGCATGGGAGGCGGGAAAGCCGTTGGTGGTGGAAGAAGTTGAGGTGGCACCTCCCCAGAAAATGGAAGTTCGTTTGAGGATTCTAGTTACTTCCCTTTGCCATACTGATGTTTACTTCTGGGAAGCTAAG GGTCAAACACCACTCTTCCCTCGGATATTTGGTCATGAAGCAGGAGG AATTGTGGAGAGTGTAGGTGAAGGGGTGACGGATTTGCAGCCAGGAGACCATGTTCTTCCTATATTCACAGGAGAATGCAAGGATTGCCGCCATTGTAAGTCAGAGGAAAGCAATATGTGCGACCTTCTCAGGATAAATACCGATAGAGGTGCCATGTTACATGATGGCCGGACAAGGTTCTCCAAAAATGGGCAGCCAATATACCACTTCCTTGGGACTTCAACCTTCAGCGAGTATACTGTTGTCCATGTTGGTTGTGTTGCCAAGATCAACCCGCAAGCACCACTAGATAAAGTTTGCGTTCTTAGCTGTGGGATATCTACAG GACTTGGTGCAACTCTAAATGTTGCAAAACCAACAAATGGATCAACAGTCGCCATTTTCGGACTCGGGGCTGTAGGCCTTGCT GCTGCTGAAGGAGCTCGCATTTCCGGGGCTTCAAGGATCATTGGTGTTGACCTGAATGCCAATAGATTCAATGACG CAAGGAAGTTCGGTGTCACCGAGTTTGTAAACCCAAAAGATTATGACAAGCCAGTTCAACAG GTGATCGCTGAAATGACTGATGGAGGAGTGGACAGAAGTGTTGAGTGCACTGGAAATGCCAGTGCCATGATCTCTGCATTTGAATGTGTTCATGAT GGCTGGGGTGTAGCTGTGCTTGTTGGTGTGCCAAACAAGGATGATGCATTCAAAACACATCCTGTGAATCTGCTGAATGAGAGGACTCTCAAGGGCACCTTCTTCGGCAACTATAAGCCCCGTAGTGACATTCCAGGTGTTGTAGAAAAATACATGAAAAAg GAGCTAGAGCTTGAGAAGTTCATCACCCACGAAGTCCCTTTCTCAGAGATTAACAAGGCATTTGACTACATGCTACGAGGAGAAAGTCTCCGCTGCATCATCCGCATGGAAGCCTAG
- the LOC113712812 gene encoding maltose excess protein 1-like, chloroplastic, whose protein sequence is MAGSVVPVSKVPSRNYGCINYCISEYCTYRLQPLQFQRKYLQQSLHGKLNFTKRLLNGPLICCDKLRPVAALESNAPDPIQQGSENLRGGKNFKEWNSLSAKFAGASNIPFLLLQLPQIILNARNLLAGNKTALFAVPWLGMFTGLLGNLSLLSYFIKKRETEVVVVQTLGVVSIYIVITQLAMAGAMPLPHYIVTSTVVFSGLILNFMNYFYLLNPGIWRLWEDFITIAGLSALPQVMWSTFLPYVPNTILPGLLAFVIAVMTVLMARMRKLSDRGIKFVGSISGWTATLLFMWMPVAQAWTNLRNPENIRGLSSVSMLLAMVGNGLMIPRALFIRDLMWFTGSSWASVFYGWGNLLCLYYFQCISREFFGAATIGLVAWIGMTLWKDTQVYGYTSPLTSLKELVFGH, encoded by the exons ATGGCTGGCTCAGTAGTGCCTGTGAGTAAGGTGCCATCACGTAATTATGGATGTATCAACTATTGCATCTCTGAGTACTGCACCTATCGGTTACAGCCTCTTCAGTTTCAGCGCAAATATCTGCAACAATCATTACATGGCAAACTTAATTTTACAAAACGACTCTTGAATGGCCCATTAATCTGCTGTGACAAGCTTAGGCCAGTAGCAGCACTTGAGTCAAATGCTCCTGACCCCATTCAACAG GGATCTGAGAATCTGAGGGGAGGCAAGAACTTTAAAGAATGGAATTCATTAAGTGCAAAGTTTGCTGGAGCTTCAAATATACCATTTTTGTTGTTGCAACTGCCTCAGATTATCCTCAATGCCCGTAACCTCTTAGCGGGGAATAAGACAGCATTATTTGCCGTCCCATGGCTG GGGATGTTCACTGGGTTACTTGGGAATTTATCTTTGCTATCATACTTCATAAAGAAAAGGGAGACTGAAGTTGTAGTAGTGCAAACTTTAGGAGTTGTATCCATATATATTGTTATTACGCAGCTTGCTATGGCAGGAGCTATGCCTCTTCCTCACTACATTGTCACTTCAACGGTGGTTTTTTCTGGcttgattttgaattttatgaATTACTTTTACTTGCTTAATCCTGGGATCTGGCGTTTATGGGAAGATTTTATTACGATTGCAGGACTATCTGCACTTCCACAG GTCATGTGGTCAACATTTCTTCCATATGTACCAAATACTATTCTGCCGGGTCTCTTAGCTTTTGTCATTGCTGTGATGACTGTTCTCATG GCTAGGATGCGCAAACTCTCAGATAGAGGCATCAAATTTGTTGGGTCGATATCTGGGTGGACAGCTACACTTCTTTTTATGTGGATGCCTGTTGCACAAGCG TGGACAAATCTCCGGAATCCTGAAAATATCAGAGGGTTATCATCTGTCTCAATGTTGCTTGCTATGGTTGGCAATGGACTTATGATCCCCCGTGCGCTCTTTATTCGAGATCTAATGTG GTTCACTGGTTCAAGTTGGGCAAGCGTCTTCTATGGTTGGGGGAACCTTCTATGCCTCTACTA tTTTCAGTGTATCAGCCGCGAGTTCTTCGGGGCGGCAACAATCGGCCTTGTGGCTTGGATAG GGATGACACTCTGGAAGGACACACAAGTTTATGGATACACTTCCCCCTTGACATCCTTGAAGGAGTTGGTTTTTGGTCATTGA